One window of the Pieris rapae chromosome 11, ilPieRapa1.1, whole genome shotgun sequence genome contains the following:
- the LOC111001398 gene encoding 26S proteasome regulatory subunit 6A-B, with protein MATTLEDKSIWEDGEEALSEEVLRMPTDEIVSRTRLLDNEIKIMKSEVMRISHELQSQNDKIKENTEKIKVNKTLPYLVSNVIELLDVDPQEEEEDGAVVDLDSQRKGKCAVIKTSTRQTYFLPVIGLVDADKLKPGDLVGVNKDSYLILETLPAEYDARVKAMEVDERPTEQYSDIGGLDKQIQELIEAVVLPMTHKEKFVNLGIHPPKGVLLYGPPGTGKTLLARACAAQTKSTFLKLAGPQLVQMFIGDGAKLVRDAFALAKEKAPAIIFIDELDAIGTKRFDSEKAGDREVQRTMLELLNQLDGFSSTADIKVIAATNRVDILDPALLRSGRLDRKIEFPHPNEEARARIMQIHSRKMNVSPDVNFEELSRSTDDFNGAQCKAVCVEAGMIALRRSATSVTHEDFMDAILEVQAKKKANLSYYA; from the exons atggcaaCAACTTTAGAAGATAAATCAATCTGGGAGGACGGTGAAGAGGCGCTTAGTGAAGAAGTGCTACGAATGCCAACCGATGAAATCGTCAGCCGTACCCGATTGTTAGACAATGAAATTAAGATTATGAAAAGCGAAGTAATGAGAATATCTCATGAATTACAATCACaaaatgataaaatcaaagaaaatacagaaaaaataaaagttaataaaacactgCCATATCTTGTATCAAATGTTATTGAACTGTTAGATGTAGATCCACAAGAAGAGGAAGAAGATGGTGCAGTAGTTGACTTGGACTCACAAAGAAAGGGTAAATGCGCAGTAATCAAGACCTCTACCCGCCAAACATACTTTTTACCTGTAATAGGTCTAGTAGATGCTGACAAACTTAAGCCAGGAGATTTGGTAGGTGTCAACAAAGACTCATATTTGATCTTGGAGACTTTGCCAGCAGAATATGATGCAAGAGTGAAGGCTATGGAGGTAGATGAAAGACCTACAGAACAGTATTCAGATATTGGTGGATTAGATAAACAAATTCag gaaCTTATTGAAGCTGTAGTTCTCCCAATGACGCATAAAGAGAAATTTGTTAACCTGGGAATTCACCCACCAAAGGGAGTACTGCTGTATGGACCTCCTGGTACAGGAAAGACACTTCTGGCAAGAGCTTGTGCGGCTCAGACTAAGTCCACATTCTTGAAATTGGCTGGGCCTCAACTGGTGCAGATGTTTATTG gtGATGGAGCAAAACTAGTGAGAGATGCATTTGCTCTTGCTAAAGAAAAGGCTCCAGCTATTATCTTCATTGATGAATTAGATGCTATTGGTACCAAGAGATTTGATTCAGAAAAGGCTGGTGATCGTGAAGTCCAAAGAACTATGTTGGAGTTGCTTAACCAGCTTGATGGTTTTAGCTCAACAGCAGATATTAAG GTTATTGCGGCAACAAACAGAGTGGATATATTGGATCCCGCTTTGCTGAGATCTGGTCGTCTTGATAGAAAGATTGAGTTCCCACATCCTAATGAGGAAGCCAGGGCAAGGATCATGCAAATCCATTCACG TAAAATGAATGTATCTCCGGATGTAAACTTCGAAGAATTGTCCCGTTCTACTGATGACTTCAATGGTGCTCAGTGCAAGGCTGTTTGTGTTGAAGCTGGTATGATTGCACTGCGTCGGTCTGCCACCTCCGTTACTCACGAGGACTTCATGGACGCCATATTGGAAGTGCAAGCCAAGAAAAAAGCTAATCTCAGCTATTATGCTTAG